The following are encoded in a window of Algiphilus aromaticivorans DG1253 genomic DNA:
- a CDS encoding GGDEF domain-containing protein, translated as MPPLEWDAHTVQLHGFARGVHQIQWLLVTLVLLYLILAGEPLGGDQVAALGTLGYFGVSMAAHGLTAFGLNRRWMLALHTWVMIGFITWLLLEMQGIDGPLVGLYLLAVITSALALGKLATLLEVAVIASCYLLLLYQGRGLEAFMGAELAAAGAHVVMFLLVGYLTTMLADAIHLANERMLLMAHTDQLTGLANRAAFATRTENLDDDALRVARRYAVVMADMDNLKKINDEHGHAAGDEALAAVARHLEAATRKQDITARLGGDEFVAVLPDANIEDARKLAERLLREIGALPATPVPPRVSIGVAACPQHGRAVQAVLRRADDAMYRAKRAGGHAVCVSGVDAEPVSAAATV; from the coding sequence ATGCCGCCACTTGAGTGGGATGCGCACACAGTGCAGCTGCACGGCTTCGCGCGCGGCGTGCACCAGATTCAGTGGCTGCTGGTTACCCTGGTGTTGCTCTATCTGATCCTGGCCGGCGAACCGCTGGGCGGTGACCAGGTGGCTGCGCTGGGCACGCTCGGCTACTTTGGCGTGAGCATGGCCGCGCACGGCTTGACCGCCTTCGGCCTCAACCGGCGCTGGATGCTCGCGCTGCACACCTGGGTGATGATCGGCTTCATCACCTGGCTGTTGCTGGAAATGCAGGGTATCGACGGCCCGCTGGTCGGCCTGTATCTGCTCGCGGTCATTACCAGCGCGCTGGCGCTGGGCAAGCTGGCGACGCTGCTGGAGGTGGCTGTCATCGCCAGCTGCTACCTGCTGCTGCTCTATCAGGGGCGCGGGCTGGAGGCCTTCATGGGGGCGGAGCTGGCGGCTGCCGGCGCGCATGTCGTCATGTTCCTGCTGGTGGGCTATCTCACCACCATGCTGGCCGACGCCATTCATCTGGCCAATGAACGCATGCTGCTGATGGCGCACACCGACCAGCTCACCGGGCTCGCCAATCGCGCCGCTTTCGCCACCCGCACCGAGAACCTCGACGACGACGCCTTGCGTGTCGCGCGACGCTACGCCGTGGTGATGGCCGACATGGACAATCTCAAGAAGATCAACGACGAGCACGGCCACGCCGCAGGCGACGAGGCGCTGGCGGCGGTGGCCCGGCACCTGGAAGCGGCGACGCGTAAGCAGGACATCACCGCGCGGCTGGGCGGCGACGAGTTCGTCGCGGTTCTGCCCGACGCCAATATCGAAGATGCGCGCAAGCTGGCCGAGCGCCTGTTGCGGGAGATCGGAGCGCTGCCGGCCACGCCTGTGCCGCCCCGGGTGAGCATTGGCGTGGCGGCCTGTCCCCAGCATGGCCGTGCCGTGCAGGCGGTTCTGCGGCGGGCGGACGATGCGATGTATCGCGCCAAGCGCGCCGGCGGGCATGCGGTGTGTGTCTCCGGCGTCGATGCCGAGCCGGTGAGTGCCGCCGCGACGGTCTGA
- a CDS encoding YaeQ family protein: MALTATLHHFTLQLADMDRGVYADFALRVAQQPSETGAFMLLRVLAYCLEFEDGIALTEGVAATDEPAVVVRDLTGRITKWIEVGAPDAERVHRGSKLAGRAMVYTHRDPRPLLTQYADSKIHRATEVPVYAFDRDFLTAAAETLQRRSKLAVSVTEGQLYLDIDGDSRMSEIHRYSAAGL; this comes from the coding sequence ATGGCCCTCACCGCAACGCTGCACCACTTCACCCTCCAGCTCGCAGACATGGACCGGGGCGTCTACGCCGATTTCGCGCTGCGTGTGGCGCAGCAGCCATCGGAAACGGGCGCCTTCATGCTGCTGCGCGTGCTGGCCTACTGTCTGGAATTCGAGGACGGCATCGCGCTGACGGAGGGCGTGGCGGCCACCGACGAGCCCGCCGTCGTGGTGCGTGACCTGACCGGGCGCATCACCAAATGGATCGAGGTCGGTGCGCCGGACGCCGAGCGCGTGCATCGGGGCAGCAAGCTGGCTGGTCGCGCGATGGTGTATACGCACCGCGACCCGCGCCCCCTGCTGACGCAGTACGCCGATTCGAAGATCCACCGTGCCACGGAGGTGCCGGTCTACGCCTTCGACCGCGACTTCCTGACGGCGGCAGCCGAAACGCTGCAGCGGCGCTCGAAGCTGGCGGTATCGGTAACCGAGGGGCAGCTCTATCTCGACATCGACGGCGACAGCCGAATGAGCGAGATTCACCGCTACAGCGCAGCCGGCCTCTAA
- a CDS encoding DUF6151 family protein, whose amino-acid sequence METALRIRCDCGKLQGIFRGVAAGSGNRTVCYCRDCQAFARFLERPDVLDAHGGTEVFQHSPRGLVFTEGTAQLACVRLSDKGMLRWYAACCRTPIANTMPASAMPFVGLISAAWDAEGDTLLGPVRNRIQAQSAIGDTGDLEASQGVPLPVFVRVLWLLIKARLRGDHRHSPFFDAATGQPRARPQVLSPEARRALEGPEAH is encoded by the coding sequence ATGGAGACAGCGCTTCGCATCCGGTGTGACTGCGGCAAGCTGCAGGGCATCTTCCGCGGCGTCGCGGCAGGCAGCGGCAACCGCACAGTGTGCTACTGCCGCGACTGCCAGGCCTTTGCCCGCTTCCTGGAGCGCCCCGATGTGCTCGACGCTCACGGCGGCACGGAGGTCTTCCAGCATTCGCCGAGGGGGCTGGTCTTCACCGAGGGGACCGCGCAGCTCGCATGCGTGCGGCTCAGCGACAAGGGCATGCTGCGCTGGTACGCGGCCTGCTGCCGCACGCCCATCGCCAACACGATGCCCGCGTCGGCCATGCCCTTCGTGGGCCTGATAAGCGCCGCCTGGGACGCGGAGGGCGATACCCTGCTCGGACCAGTCCGCAATCGCATTCAGGCGCAATCCGCGATCGGTGATACGGGTGATCTCGAAGCCAGTCAGGGCGTACCCCTGCCGGTGTTCGTGCGGGTGCTGTGGCTGCTGATCAAGGCCCGCCTGCGAGGTGATCACCGGCATTCGCCCTTCTTCGACGCAGCAACCGGTCAGCCCCGCGCGCGGCCGCAGGTGCTGTCGCCGGAAGCGCGTCGCGCGCTGGAAGGCCCCGAGGCGCACTGA